One Lactobacillus crispatus DNA segment encodes these proteins:
- a CDS encoding ABC transporter permease — protein MRNRHLIAKIYLVFTLILLYVPIFYLIYFSFSSGKNMNKFEHFTWAHYQTLFQDNRLLAIFLETILLALLSSLIATIIGTFGAIAIAAMKKESNKKTTLALNNVLMVSPDVIIGASFLIFFTALGIGLNFGSVLLSHIAFSIPIVVLMVLPRLNEMDMSLIDAARDLGANSWQVFSDVLIPVIMPGIFSGLFMALTYSLDDFAVTFFVTGNGFSTLSVEIYSRARQGIDLEINALSTVMFIFVLLLVGIYYFITTKKGRKKNHRVMGGLVK, from the coding sequence ATGAGAAACAGACATTTAATCGCTAAGATCTATCTTGTTTTTACTTTGATCCTATTATATGTACCCATTTTTTATTTGATTTACTTTTCATTTTCTAGTGGTAAAAACATGAATAAATTTGAGCACTTTACATGGGCTCATTATCAGACTTTATTTCAAGATAATCGCTTATTAGCGATATTTTTGGAAACTATCCTACTAGCGCTGTTGTCCAGTTTAATAGCAACAATTATTGGGACATTTGGTGCAATTGCAATTGCTGCGATGAAAAAAGAATCTAATAAGAAAACAACCTTAGCATTAAACAATGTCTTAATGGTGTCACCTGATGTAATTATTGGTGCTAGTTTTTTGATCTTTTTTACAGCATTGGGAATTGGCTTAAATTTTGGTTCTGTATTGTTAAGTCATATTGCCTTTTCTATTCCGATTGTGGTTTTGATGGTCTTGCCGCGACTTAATGAAATGGATATGTCGCTTATTGATGCAGCACGTGATTTAGGGGCGAATTCATGGCAGGTTTTTAGTGATGTTTTAATTCCAGTTATTATGCCAGGCATCTTTTCCGGTTTATTTATGGCGTTGACCTATTCACTAGATGATTTTGCCGTAACTTTTTTCGTTACTGGGAATGGTTTTTCAACTCTTTCAGTTGAAATTTATTCTCGGGCACGACAAGGAATCGATCTTGAGATTAATGCTTTAAGTACCGTAATGTTCATTTTTGTCTTGTTGCTTGTAGGAATCTATTATTTTATTACTACTAAAAAGGGCAGAAAGAAAAATCATCGTGTGATGGGAGGCCTAGTTAAATGA
- a CDS encoding ABC transporter permease, producing MKNKKMFFMIPYLLWIILFVILPILLILWYSFTDSNNAFTLRNYVEFFKNGTFLKMMLNSFWYAFLITLLTLVISYPAAYFLIKMKNQQLWLLLIILPTWINLLLKAYAFIGILGNDGLVNKFLHLFGIGPVNILFTDFAFIFVATYIEIPFMILPIFNAIKEINPAVIHASEDLGASKWQTFCYVLWPLSRPGVESGVQAIFIPSLSLFMLTRLIGGNRVITLGTAIEEYFMTTMNWNMGATIGVILIVLMVVVMLITSKKARRKKVDL from the coding sequence ATGAAAAATAAAAAGATGTTTTTTATGATTCCATATCTGCTGTGGATTATTCTCTTTGTCATTTTGCCGATTTTATTGATTCTCTGGTATTCGTTTACTGATAGTAATAACGCATTCACGCTCAGAAATTACGTTGAATTTTTTAAAAATGGTACCTTTTTAAAAATGATGCTTAACTCATTTTGGTATGCATTTTTGATCACCTTGTTGACGTTGGTAATTTCGTATCCGGCAGCGTATTTTTTAATTAAAATGAAAAACCAGCAGCTGTGGCTGTTATTGATCATTTTGCCAACATGGATTAATTTGCTGCTTAAAGCATATGCATTTATTGGCATTTTAGGTAATGACGGTTTAGTAAATAAATTTTTACATTTATTTGGTATTGGTCCCGTAAATATTTTGTTTACTGATTTTGCTTTTATTTTTGTGGCGACTTACATTGAAATTCCGTTTATGATTTTGCCAATTTTTAATGCGATTAAAGAGATTAATCCTGCAGTCATTCATGCCTCTGAGGATTTGGGTGCTAGTAAATGGCAAACTTTTTGCTATGTTTTATGGCCGCTTTCTCGTCCAGGAGTTGAAAGCGGCGTTCAGGCCATCTTTATCCCATCATTGTCATTATTTATGTTAACAAGGCTGATCGGCGGCAATCGGGTAATCACATTAGGGACTGCTATCGAAGAGTATTTTATGACCACAATGAACTGGAATATGGGGGCCACAATTGGAGTAATTTTAATCGTGCTGATGGTGGTAGTCATGTTGATTACTAGCAAAAAGGCTAGAAGAAAGAAGGTAGATTTATGA
- the murB gene encoding UDP-N-acetylmuramate dehydrogenase, with the protein MELLDLKEKGIDIKEQIPLSRYTFTKTGGPAEYLAFPKTTDEVEQLVKVTRENEIPLTIIGNASNLIIRDGGIDGLVIILTELKEIKVEDNQVTADAGARIIDTAFAAAHHGLSGMEFAAGIPGSIGGGIFMNAGAYGGEMQEVVQSVNVLTRAGEFKTYSNAEMNFSYRHSLVQENGDIVLSATFALKSGDKLEILDHMHYLNALRRYKQPLEYPSCGSVFKRPTGHFVGPMIIKAGLQGKQIGGAQDSMKHAGFIVNKGGATATDYLNLIHLIQKVIKEKFDIDLHTEVRIIGKEK; encoded by the coding sequence GTGGAATTACTTGATTTGAAAGAAAAAGGGATTGATATTAAAGAGCAAATCCCATTAAGCAGATATACTTTTACTAAGACAGGTGGACCAGCTGAATATTTGGCCTTTCCTAAGACGACTGATGAAGTAGAACAATTAGTAAAAGTCACACGTGAAAATGAAATTCCATTAACAATTATTGGCAATGCCTCAAATCTAATCATCCGTGACGGCGGAATTGATGGGTTAGTAATTATTTTGACTGAATTAAAAGAGATTAAAGTAGAAGATAATCAAGTTACAGCTGATGCTGGTGCACGGATTATCGATACAGCTTTTGCGGCTGCTCATCATGGTTTGAGCGGAATGGAATTTGCTGCTGGAATTCCTGGTAGTATTGGCGGTGGTATTTTTATGAATGCTGGTGCCTATGGCGGTGAGATGCAAGAAGTAGTGCAAAGCGTTAATGTTTTAACCAGAGCAGGAGAATTTAAAACATATTCAAACGCAGAAATGAACTTTTCTTACCGACATTCATTAGTTCAAGAAAATGGCGATATTGTATTAAGCGCCACTTTTGCACTCAAGTCAGGCGATAAGTTAGAGATCTTAGATCATATGCATTATTTAAATGCTTTACGTCGTTATAAGCAGCCACTTGAATATCCATCTTGTGGCAGTGTCTTTAAGCGGCCTACTGGGCACTTTGTTGGTCCGATGATTATTAAAGCTGGTTTACAAGGTAAACAAATCGGTGGCGCTCAAGATTCAATGAAACATGCAGGTTTTATCGTGAATAAAGGCGGTGCTACTGCAACAGATTATTTGAATTTAATTCATTTGATCCAAAAGGTAATTAAAGAAAAGTTTGACATTGACTTACACACAGAAGTTAGGATTATCGGCAAAGAAAAGTAA
- a CDS encoding uracil-DNA glycosylase: MAKELIGNDWDQVLDPVFASEKYHELHNFLKEEYSTKQIYPDMYHIFTAFKLTPFAKTKVVILGQDPYHNPGQANGMSFSVMPGTTLPPSLKNIYKELYDDVGARPVNHGYLKKWADQGVLLLNAVLTVPYGHANGHQGKGWEDVTDTAIKALSERGKVVFILWGRFAQNKIPLIDQSKNFIIKSSHPSPFSADRGFFGSRPFSRCNMALKNFDETPIDWQLPETISKSDLA, from the coding sequence TTGGCTAAAGAATTAATTGGCAACGATTGGGATCAAGTATTGGATCCTGTTTTTGCAAGTGAGAAATATCACGAATTGCATAATTTTTTAAAAGAAGAATATTCTACTAAACAAATTTATCCTGATATGTATCATATTTTTACGGCTTTTAAATTAACACCGTTTGCTAAAACTAAAGTGGTAATTTTGGGTCAAGATCCATATCATAATCCTGGTCAAGCTAATGGAATGAGTTTTTCCGTCATGCCAGGTACAACTTTGCCGCCATCACTTAAAAATATCTATAAGGAACTCTATGATGATGTCGGAGCTCGGCCTGTTAATCACGGTTACTTAAAAAAGTGGGCCGATCAAGGTGTGCTTTTGCTGAATGCGGTTTTGACGGTACCGTATGGGCATGCTAACGGTCACCAAGGCAAAGGTTGGGAAGATGTGACTGATACTGCAATTAAGGCTCTGAGTGAGCGTGGAAAAGTCGTCTTTATTTTGTGGGGTCGATTTGCTCAAAACAAGATTCCATTAATTGATCAAAGTAAGAATTTTATCATTAAATCATCACATCCAAGTCCATTTTCGGCTGATCGAGGGTTCTTTGGCTCGCGACCGTTTTCGCGGTGTAATATGGCATTGAAGAACTTTGATGAAACGCCGATTGACTGGCAATTGCCAGAAACGATAAGTAAGTCTGATTTAGCATAA
- the tsaE gene encoding tRNA (adenosine(37)-N6)-threonylcarbamoyltransferase complex ATPase subunit type 1 TsaE, whose product MTKLEINSADGMQKLGASLAKTAQPHDLLLLNGDLGAGKTTMTQGLGRALGIHRPVKSPTFTIVREYREAKLPLFHMDFYRLENDDLSSIDLEGYLAEPGLVVIEWPQLVMNDLPDEYLQLTITRVDDSWDSTKRVVEFTPHGKRNEEWVKAALTEFNK is encoded by the coding sequence ATGACAAAGTTAGAAATTAATTCTGCTGATGGAATGCAGAAATTAGGTGCATCCCTAGCCAAAACGGCCCAGCCCCACGATTTATTACTATTAAATGGTGATTTGGGTGCAGGCAAGACAACCATGACTCAAGGATTAGGACGAGCATTAGGCATACATCGGCCTGTTAAGAGTCCTACATTCACCATTGTGCGTGAATATCGAGAAGCTAAGTTGCCGCTCTTTCATATGGACTTTTATCGTTTGGAAAATGATGATTTATCCTCGATTGATTTGGAGGGCTATTTAGCAGAACCAGGTTTAGTGGTAATTGAATGGCCACAACTAGTAATGAATGATTTGCCAGATGAGTATTTGCAACTCACGATTACCAGAGTGGACGATAGTTGGGATTCAACTAAACGGGTTGTTGAATTTACTCCTCATGGTAAGCGCAATGAAGAATGGGTCAAAGCTGCGTTAACTGAATTTAATAAGTAA
- a CDS encoding 3'-5' exonuclease encodes MNFIAMDFETANHYPESACSLALVMVRNNKIVDRFYTVINPQMPFDARNIQVHQITAEDVKNAPTMAEVWPHIKELYQPGMLVAAHNARFDTNVMRQSLARYGIEEPHYLVIDTLASSKLLEPELPDHKLDTVSEALNVELWHHHNALSDSEACAGILIKQEEQFGDEAIKNLVYQI; translated from the coding sequence ATGAATTTTATTGCAATGGACTTTGAAACAGCCAACCATTATCCAGAAAGTGCCTGTTCACTTGCTTTGGTAATGGTGAGAAATAATAAAATTGTTGATCGCTTTTATACAGTAATTAATCCTCAAATGCCATTTGACGCGCGAAATATTCAAGTACATCAAATTACAGCTGAGGACGTTAAAAACGCTCCAACAATGGCAGAGGTCTGGCCCCACATTAAAGAATTGTATCAACCAGGAATGCTTGTAGCCGCACATAACGCTCGCTTTGATACTAATGTCATGCGGCAAAGCCTGGCACGTTACGGTATTGAGGAGCCCCACTATTTGGTCATTGACACTTTAGCTAGCAGTAAATTACTCGAACCAGAACTGCCTGACCACAAATTAGACACAGTTTCTGAGGCCTTAAACGTTGAATTGTGGCACCACCATAACGCATTAAGTGATAGTGAAGCATGTGCTGGGATTTTAATCAAGCAAGAAGAGCAATTTGGTGATGAAGCAATCAAAAATTTGGTTTATCAGATATGA
- a CDS encoding ABC transporter ATP-binding protein — MDIIKLKHITKKYDDGFVALKDINLTIESGKFYSLLGPSGSGKSTILRIIAGFTQPSSGQVLFDGNDITDLDASKRHINTVFQNYALFPHLDVFQNVAFGLKIKKRPMSEIKPAVKDALHMVRLDGYANREISELSGGQQQRVAIARAIVNEPKVLLLDESLSALDKRLRKDMQFELRAIQKKLGITFIFVTHDQEEALSMSDKIFVLNDGQIQQSGNPVAIYDEPVNDFVARFIGDSNILSGRMIHDYEVEFANNKFKCADGGMKPNEKVEVVIRPEDLDIVKPEDGKIVVTAQTQLFLGDHFEIKAIDANENEWLIHSTNGVKLGQRVGLFFDPEDIHVMRLNESQHDFDARLEKYEADENEK, encoded by the coding sequence ATGGATATTATCAAACTAAAACACATCACCAAAAAATATGATGATGGGTTTGTAGCATTAAAAGATATAAATTTAACTATTGAATCTGGTAAATTTTATTCACTACTTGGTCCTAGTGGCTCGGGAAAATCGACAATTTTGCGAATTATTGCTGGCTTTACTCAGCCATCTAGTGGTCAAGTCCTCTTTGATGGTAATGATATTACTGACCTTGATGCTTCAAAAAGACATATCAATACAGTTTTTCAAAATTATGCTTTGTTTCCACACCTGGATGTTTTTCAAAATGTGGCGTTTGGCTTGAAAATTAAGAAAAGACCAATGAGTGAAATCAAGCCAGCTGTTAAAGATGCTTTGCATATGGTTCGTCTAGACGGTTACGCTAACCGCGAAATTTCGGAACTTAGTGGAGGACAGCAGCAGCGTGTAGCTATTGCCCGGGCAATTGTTAATGAACCTAAGGTTTTACTATTAGATGAGTCGCTATCTGCTTTGGATAAACGTTTACGAAAAGACATGCAATTTGAATTACGGGCAATTCAGAAAAAGCTAGGCATTACCTTTATTTTTGTTACGCACGATCAAGAAGAAGCTCTATCAATGAGTGATAAAATTTTTGTTTTAAATGATGGGCAGATTCAACAAAGTGGTAATCCGGTAGCAATTTACGATGAGCCAGTGAATGACTTTGTAGCACGTTTTATTGGTGACTCCAATATTTTATCTGGTCGAATGATTCATGATTACGAAGTGGAATTTGCTAATAATAAATTTAAATGTGCCGATGGTGGGATGAAGCCTAATGAAAAGGTTGAAGTAGTTATTCGTCCCGAAGACTTGGATATTGTTAAACCAGAAGATGGGAAGATTGTGGTTACAGCACAGACGCAATTATTTTTAGGTGATCACTTTGAGATTAAGGCAATTGATGCCAATGAAAATGAATGGCTGATCCATTCTACTAATGGAGTTAAATTGGGACAACGTGTTGGGCTCTTTTTTGATCCAGAAGATATTCACGTCATGCGGTTAAATGAAAGCCAACACGATTTTGATGCTCGACTAGAAAAGTATGAGGCGGATGAAAATGAAAAATAA
- a CDS encoding Cof-type HAD-IIB family hydrolase, giving the protein MIKLVACDLDGTLFNSEMAVSAANAKAVKNAQSSGIEFLIATGRAPRESRSVLKDADLHTGFINLNGALVFDENEQLMIKHSIPKAKAQQLVHLLHRAGFYFEILTANQVYSENLDQRISNVAHLMVDLNPLLDFRQAVAISAGNKTIMNMKQIHSFDNLLQDPKIEVMKIIAFDSRGHEAFTDIKKEIATMGDLVVTSSSSSNIEINEQHAQKGLALLDYAKLKGIKPEEIAAIGDNLNDESMIRTAGTGVAMGNAIPAIKKIAQVVTKRNNEDGVAYILNKFIADNNNI; this is encoded by the coding sequence ATGATCAAATTAGTTGCTTGTGATCTTGACGGCACGTTGTTTAATTCAGAGATGGCTGTTTCTGCTGCTAATGCAAAAGCTGTGAAAAATGCACAAAGTAGCGGCATTGAATTTTTAATTGCGACTGGCCGGGCCCCACGCGAATCACGTTCAGTTCTCAAAGATGCTGATTTGCATACCGGTTTTATCAATCTTAATGGTGCCCTGGTTTTTGACGAAAATGAGCAATTAATGATCAAACACAGCATTCCCAAGGCAAAAGCACAACAGCTAGTGCATTTACTACATCGAGCAGGCTTTTACTTTGAAATTTTAACCGCCAATCAGGTTTATAGTGAAAATCTAGATCAACGTATTTCAAATGTAGCTCATTTAATGGTAGATCTAAATCCTCTACTTGATTTTCGTCAAGCTGTAGCAATTTCTGCTGGTAATAAGACTATTATGAATATGAAACAAATCCACAGTTTCGATAATTTATTGCAAGATCCTAAAATAGAAGTAATGAAAATTATTGCTTTTGACTCTCGGGGACATGAAGCTTTTACCGATATCAAAAAAGAAATCGCTACAATGGGCGATCTAGTAGTAACTTCAAGTTCATCTTCTAATATTGAAATCAATGAGCAACATGCTCAAAAAGGTCTTGCCTTACTTGATTATGCCAAGTTAAAAGGTATCAAGCCTGAGGAAATCGCTGCAATCGGTGATAATTTAAATGATGAGAGTATGATCCGAACAGCAGGTACTGGCGTTGCGATGGGCAATGCGATTCCAGCTATTAAGAAAATAGCTCAGGTAGTCACCAAGCGAAACAATGAAGATGGAGTAGCTTATATTTTAAATAAATTTATTGCAGATAATAACAATATTTAA
- the tpiA gene encoding triose-phosphate isomerase, giving the protein MSRTPIIAGNWKLHMNPEQTTEFVNAVKDKLPDPSKVESLICAPAVDLDALRKAAEGSNLHIGAENCYFEDEGAYTGETSPKVLKEMGMDYVIIGHSERRGYFHETDEDINKKAKAIFANGLKPIICCGESLETREANKQEDWVVAQIKAALDGLTAEQVSSLVIAYEPIWAIGTGKTASSDQAEEMCKTIRETVKDLYNEETAENVRIQYGGSVKPANVKELMAKPDIDGGLVGGASLVPESFLELVNYQD; this is encoded by the coding sequence ATGAGTCGTACACCAATTATTGCTGGTAACTGGAAGTTACATATGAATCCAGAACAAACTACTGAATTCGTTAACGCTGTTAAGGATAAGTTACCAGACCCAAGTAAGGTTGAATCACTTATTTGTGCACCTGCAGTTGACCTTGACGCTTTGAGAAAAGCTGCTGAAGGCTCAAACTTACATATCGGTGCAGAAAACTGTTACTTTGAAGACGAAGGTGCTTACACTGGTGAAACTTCACCTAAGGTCTTGAAAGAAATGGGTATGGACTACGTAATTATTGGTCACTCAGAACGTCGTGGTTACTTCCACGAAACTGACGAAGACATTAACAAGAAGGCTAAGGCAATCTTTGCTAATGGCTTGAAGCCAATCATTTGCTGTGGTGAATCACTTGAAACTCGTGAAGCTAACAAGCAAGAAGACTGGGTAGTTGCTCAAATTAAGGCTGCTTTAGACGGCTTAACTGCTGAACAAGTATCTTCACTTGTTATTGCCTACGAACCAATCTGGGCTATCGGTACTGGTAAGACTGCTTCATCAGATCAAGCTGAAGAAATGTGCAAGACTATTCGTGAAACTGTTAAGGACTTGTACAACGAAGAAACTGCAGAAAACGTTCGTATTCAATACGGTGGTTCTGTAAAACCAGCTAACGTTAAGGAATTAATGGCTAAGCCTGATATTGACGGTGGCTTGGTTGGTGGTGCTTCATTAGTACCAGAATCATTCTTAGAATTGGTAAACTACCAAGACTAA
- a CDS encoding phosphoglycerate kinase, protein MAKLIVDDLDVKGKKVLVRVDFNVPIKDGVIGDDNRIVAALPTIKYIIEHGGKAILLSHLGRVKSDADKKELSLKPVAERLSELLKKPVTFVPSNEGKEVEDAINNMKDGDVIVLENTRFQDIDNDFGKRESGNDPKLGEYWASLGDMFVNDAFGTAHRSHASNVGIATAMKEAGKPAAAGYLLEKEIKFLGDAVENPVHPFVTILGGAKVSDKIGVIENLIPKSDHILIGGGMAYTFLAAQGHSIGKSLFEADKVDLAKELLAKAGDKIVLPVDNVAATEFSNDASREVVGDDIPDNMMGLDIGPKTVEKFKEILKDAKTVVWNGPMGAFEMPNFAEGTLEVGRALADLKDATTIIGGGDSTAAAKQLGIAPKITHISTGGGASLNYLEGKELPGIACVSDK, encoded by the coding sequence ATGGCTAAATTAATCGTTGACGATCTTGATGTTAAAGGCAAAAAGGTCTTAGTACGTGTAGACTTTAACGTTCCAATTAAGGATGGCGTTATTGGTGACGACAACCGTATCGTTGCTGCACTTCCAACTATTAAGTACATCATTGAACACGGTGGCAAGGCTATCTTACTTAGCCACTTAGGTCGTGTTAAGTCAGATGCTGACAAGAAGGAATTATCATTAAAGCCAGTTGCTGAACGTTTAAGTGAACTTCTTAAGAAGCCTGTAACTTTTGTACCATCAAACGAAGGTAAAGAAGTTGAAGACGCTATCAACAACATGAAGGATGGAGACGTTATCGTTCTTGAAAACACTAGATTCCAAGACATCGACAACGACTTTGGTAAGCGTGAATCAGGTAACGATCCTAAGCTTGGCGAATACTGGGCAAGTCTTGGCGACATGTTTGTAAATGATGCATTTGGTACTGCTCACAGAAGTCACGCTTCAAACGTTGGTATCGCAACTGCTATGAAGGAAGCTGGCAAGCCTGCAGCAGCTGGTTACTTGCTTGAAAAGGAAATCAAGTTCTTAGGTGATGCTGTTGAAAACCCAGTACACCCATTCGTAACTATTCTTGGTGGTGCTAAGGTTTCAGACAAGATTGGTGTTATCGAAAACTTAATTCCTAAGTCAGACCACATTTTAATCGGTGGTGGTATGGCTTACACATTCTTAGCAGCTCAAGGCCACAGCATTGGTAAATCATTATTTGAAGCTGACAAGGTAGACCTTGCTAAAGAATTACTTGCTAAGGCTGGCGACAAGATCGTTCTTCCTGTAGATAACGTAGCCGCAACTGAATTCTCAAATGATGCTTCACGTGAAGTTGTTGGTGATGATATTCCTGACAACATGATGGGTCTTGACATCGGTCCTAAGACTGTTGAAAAGTTCAAGGAAATCTTGAAGGATGCTAAGACTGTTGTTTGGAACGGCCCAATGGGTGCATTCGAAATGCCTAACTTCGCTGAAGGTACTTTGGAAGTTGGTCGTGCATTGGCAGACCTTAAGGATGCAACTACTATCATCGGTGGTGGTGACTCAACTGCTGCTGCTAAGCAATTAGGCATTGCTCCTAAGATTACCCACATTTCTACCGGTGGTGGTGCTTCACTTAACTACCTTGAAGGTAAGGAATTGCCAGGTATCGCTTGCGTTTCAGACAAGTAA
- the gap gene encoding type I glyceraldehyde-3-phosphate dehydrogenase: MTVKIGINGFGRIGRLAFRRIMDLGEKSKDIEVVAINDLTTPAMLAYLLKYDTTHGTFNHEVSSTEDSIVVDGKSYHVYAEPQAQNIPWVKNDGVDFVLECTGFYTSKAKSQAHIDAGAKRVLISAPAGNDLKTIVYSVNEDTLTADDKIVSAASCTTNSLAPMANALDKEFGIEVATMTTIHAYTGTQMTLDGPSRSGKEQDARAAAENIIPHTTGSAKAIGLVLPNLNGKMNGHAQRVPVPDGSETELVSILSKKVTADEVNEAMKKYESPSFAYNGDHIVSSDVLNMTAGSIFDPTQTMVTTAGDKQLVKTVAWYDNEYSFTCQMVRTLLHFATL, from the coding sequence ATGACAGTTAAAATTGGTATTAACGGTTTCGGCCGTATCGGTCGTTTAGCATTCCGTCGTATTATGGACCTTGGCGAAAAGTCAAAGGACATTGAAGTTGTTGCTATCAACGACTTGACTACTCCAGCAATGCTTGCTTACTTGCTTAAGTACGACACTACTCATGGTACTTTCAACCACGAAGTTTCATCAACTGAAGATTCAATCGTAGTTGACGGTAAGAGTTACCACGTATACGCAGAACCACAAGCACAAAACATTCCATGGGTTAAGAACGATGGTGTTGACTTTGTTCTTGAATGTACTGGTTTCTACACTAGCAAGGCTAAGTCACAAGCTCACATCGATGCAGGTGCTAAGCGTGTATTGATCTCAGCTCCAGCTGGTAACGACTTGAAGACTATCGTTTACTCAGTAAACGAAGACACTTTGACTGCTGATGACAAGATTGTTTCAGCTGCTTCATGTACTACTAACTCACTTGCACCAATGGCTAACGCTTTGGACAAGGAATTCGGTATCGAAGTTGCTACTATGACTACTATCCACGCATACACTGGTACTCAAATGACTTTGGATGGTCCTTCACGTAGTGGTAAGGAACAAGACGCTCGTGCTGCTGCTGAAAACATCATTCCTCATACTACTGGTTCAGCTAAGGCTATCGGCTTGGTATTGCCTAACTTGAACGGTAAGATGAACGGTCACGCACAACGTGTTCCAGTTCCAGATGGCTCAGAAACTGAATTAGTATCAATCTTGAGCAAGAAGGTTACTGCTGACGAAGTTAACGAAGCTATGAAGAAGTACGAAAGCCCATCATTTGCTTACAACGGTGACCACATTGTTTCTAGCGATGTTCTTAACATGACTGCTGGTTCAATCTTTGACCCAACTCAAACTATGGTAACCACTGCAGGTGACAAGCAATTAGTTAAGACTGTTGCTTGGTACGACAACGAATACTCATTCACTTGCCAAATGGTACGTACTTTATTACACTTTGCAACTCTTTAA
- the pta gene encoding phosphate acetyltransferase: protein MSVFSLFKKQVEAAKDKKRIVFPESDDLRILTAIANLKKDGIIEPILIGNPDEIAKLAKENNLDLAGVKIYDLNHYDELDQMAAEFVKARRKDTSIAEAKLKLAQGNYFGTMLVKMGKANGMVSGAAHSTANTVLPALQLIHAAKGMHRVSGAFVMEKGDERYIFADCAININPDEETLAEIGYQSALTAKMAEIDPKVAFLSFSTKGSAEGPMVDKVHDAAAMFQKDHPEIPADGELQFDAAFVPAVSEKKAPNSKVAGHANVFVFPELQSGNIGYKMVQRLGGFTAVGPILQGLAAPVNDLSRGCSEQDIYDLAIVTAAQALAKDEK, encoded by the coding sequence ATGAGCGTATTTTCATTATTCAAAAAACAAGTTGAAGCAGCAAAAGATAAGAAAAGAATTGTTTTTCCAGAAAGCGATGATTTAAGAATTCTTACTGCCATAGCTAATTTGAAAAAAGATGGCATTATCGAACCAATTTTAATTGGAAATCCAGATGAGATTGCTAAGTTAGCTAAAGAAAATAATTTAGACTTAGCTGGTGTTAAGATTTATGACCTCAATCATTATGATGAACTTGATCAAATGGCAGCGGAATTTGTTAAAGCTAGACGAAAAGATACCAGTATTGCTGAAGCAAAGCTCAAGTTAGCCCAAGGTAATTACTTTGGTACCATGTTGGTGAAGATGGGAAAAGCAAACGGTATGGTTTCCGGTGCTGCTCACTCAACGGCTAACACTGTTTTGCCAGCTTTACAATTAATTCATGCAGCTAAGGGGATGCATCGAGTATCCGGCGCTTTCGTAATGGAAAAGGGCGATGAGCGTTACATTTTTGCCGACTGTGCCATCAACATTAATCCTGATGAAGAAACTTTAGCTGAAATTGGCTATCAATCTGCTCTGACTGCCAAGATGGCCGAAATTGATCCTAAGGTCGCATTTTTGAGCTTTTCAACTAAGGGTTCAGCCGAAGGACCAATGGTTGATAAGGTACATGATGCAGCAGCTATGTTCCAAAAGGATCATCCAGAAATTCCAGCTGATGGTGAATTGCAATTTGATGCCGCTTTTGTACCTGCAGTTAGTGAAAAGAAGGCACCAAACTCAAAGGTAGCTGGACATGCGAATGTCTTTGTTTTCCCAGAATTACAATCAGGCAATATCGGTTATAAGATGGTTCAAAGATTAGGTGGCTTCACTGCTGTTGGCCCAATTTTGCAAGGTTTAGCAGCTCCAGTGAATGACCTATCTCGAGGCTGCAGTGAACAAGATATTTATGATTTAGCAATTGTTACTGCCGCACAAGCTTTAGCAAAGGATGAAAAGTAA